ATTCGCAGCGATTTgaaagaaccaaaaaaaaaaaaaaaaaaaaaaactgtagatAGCAACCAGCAGTAGAGGTGAAATGTTGCCATGTGGAGGGAAGGGGATGTCCATCTGATTGCTGAAAGAAGGGTGTAGTGGCAGATCAAAGTGcttgtgtttgtttctgctttCATTCTCACGGTGGTGTGTAAGAGAGTAAACGGGATAGAGAATCTGAAAACAGTACAATTTTGGCAATAAATTTGGCAGAGCTGACCTTTCTCCCTCTGGTTGGTTGTTTTCAGCGGATCGGCTGTTGAGACGGCGTTACACTGACATCCAAACTGCAGAGCAGCCAGGCTAACGACGGACAGAGAGACCTTTTTTGAAGCGTTTCCTCTTCATTAGATATGCTTATCATTCTCACCAGAATGCCCGTTCAAAAGCAAACCAAACGCCAATCGTTTATATAAAGGCCGACACATTTTGTTTCTCCATTTGGAGGCACATAAAAAAGTAACAAACAACAATTTATAAAACAAGTTCAGccacaaagagagaaagagctcaccaaaatgttttttttttttttttatctttttcctttcttttcctttttttctctttttttttttcttcaaagtttTGTTGTGTTCATTTTTGGTCTTCCCACTCAGCAGCAGGGGCAGTGTCACATCTGACAGCCAGCTGGTAGAAACTGAAACTAGAGATAACATGAAAAGGTGTGTGGAGATACAACAGCACATGAACTCAATAACGTCTTTGCCAATGAGTAGCCACTTCCATGTGGTGGAGTAGGTTTTGCTGtattggatttaaaaaaaaaaaaaaaagatcccaccCACTGAGACGTGGTTCTTCGGGGCAGTAGGTGGGGGGTTTGCAGTctggtgggtgtgtgtgtcCGATCAGCAGGCTGAGGACTGCGGGAGAGGCATGGCGCGCTCGTTTTTGCGCCCTCCGTTCATGTGCGCATAGGGCGGCAGTTCGTCCAGAGACGGCCGCATTGTGACGCCTGAGCCAGCCCCGAGCCCCGACCCCGCTGGAAGGCCCGTCTCCGAGAGCCCGTTGGCTGCCTGCTGGCTGGAGGGCTGCTTGTCCATGACGGCACTGGATGTgcagggagaggagggggaGCTGGGGGCTAGTGATGGGGTGGGTGGGGCCTCCGGGCTCGGGGAAGGAGGGGTCTGTTGGGGAGTTTGATGTGTGGTAGAAGGGGCATCCAGAGCAACGTCCTCCGTGTGATCTAGCTTGTCAAGGTGGAGCTGGGGAGTTTCTGCTGGCTTGTTATCGGCGCTGTAGTAGAAACTGGCCTCTCTGAAAGACGGCTCCAGCTCTTCCTTTAAGCTGCCGATGATCTCCACAAAGGATGGACGCATTTTAGGATTGTACTGCCAACACATTCGCATCAGCTCGAacctgcatacacacacacacacacacacacacgagcacTGTTAACAACATGTCCTCCTGTAGTAATAAGTCTATCCAGAGGAACTGTGCGTTCCCACAGAGAAGCCAATATTCACTTTTGCCAAATGTTTCATTTCTGATGCTAAAACAGCGGTATGAATATTAAGCCTCTGAACAGTTGTCCTGGAGACACAAATTAGTTATACAGACCAAAATATGCTTATTTCTGTTGTAAATAATCATTGGGATTTTTAACATGGGGGTCTGTGAAGATTGACAAAATTGGAACCAGCCTCAAGAGGCCATTTGATGAAGTGCAGCTTTTAGTAATTCTGTTTATTTTCCAACCCAGGAGGTTGCTGTTTGACATGCACTGTGCCAGGCTAACTGTCTTCTGGGGGTAGGCTAGGAAGAGAGATCAGTGGCTTAGCGAGATATGTTGATATGAAAGTCAGAATGTTCAATGTCATGACGTGGGGGCTTTCTTTTAACCTGGTTAGATCACCGAGGCTGAACTCTAGAGCAGGTCATATTCACAGTTTTGGATTTAGTCGtctgaaaaaaaagcaacaacgcTAATTCTTATCCTGATGGTATCCCTTACAGAAAAACTTTGCTTTGATTCGGTCTGTAATTTATGTAGTTTCCACAGgattatgggacagtgtcagaGCTAAATTCAcaactatctttttttttttttactttttttacagtacccccccccccccaaaagaataaaaaataaaaaataaaacttgtaTATTCATAAAAATATGATGCTGGTGTTATTACTTACTGTAAATGCTCTTAAGTATAGATCTAACACAAAGCCACCAGTTAGGCCTCATAATACTAGTTAATATACTGCCATTAATAATAAAATCTActcatatatataaaaatgctCAAAATGATTATCAAATTGTTGCTGTAAGAGGAGAGAGCAAACCCTGTGACTTCAGATTTGTTATCCTCATGACTTCATTCGATGCATCCTCAGTGTTTTCTCACCCGTCGCCAGATTTGTCTGTCACGCTTACAACTCTTTTGATGTGGATTTATGTTTGGTCTGTTTCATATTAAGCACAAATACATCACAGAACACAGACAAACTCAAACAAGCTGAGAATGCGTTGGGCCCTGCAATGCTTAGCGGATTTAGACTTCAGGCAATAAGCAGCAGAACCGCCGCACCGGGTGGAGGGAAACGTGGGAAACAAAGACAGGAAGATGAGAGCATCGTGTACGTTTCTGCAGAGTAGTGTATGTATCTTACAGCATGTCTGGACAGTTCTGTGGCTTCTCCAGCAGTCCTCCCTCCATAACAAAGCGCAGCACTTGTTCATTGGACAGACCTTGGTAGGGCTGCTCTGACAGAGTGGCAATCTCCCACAATACAACCCCAAACGACCTACACAGTGGGAGACAGGGAGGAGGCAAAGAAGTGCGTCTTCCATTATCATCGCGGCATTTAATTTGGAGACGGCACTGTGTGCGTTTGCGTACGCCTGCTTACCAGACATCCGAGTTGGTGGTGAAGACACCGTCCTTCAGAGACTCGGGTGACATCCAGCGGACGGGGAGCAAACCTTTACCACCTTTGCGGTAGTAATCCGTCTCATAGATGTCTCTGGTCATGCCAAAATCTATCCACAGGCACAAAGATAGGTACATGTGTAGCCACAGGAAGGGAGCAAAGCAGACACAAAGTATATAAAAACATCCATCACATTTGATAGTAATGATTCTAACAGTTTTAAAAAGCTGGACTAAAGTTAGCCACATTTTCAAGCCAAATACTGAGTAGAAGTTTCTTCAGACTTCTCTGTAATTGCCATCTGTTGTGTGCATACTGCAAAGGAAAGCACCATTCTGTGAGATTATAACCCCAGAAATAGTACATTAACCACAGTGTCCCTTGAAGAGCCTTCCGGACCAGTTTTTATAGACATGTAAAAATGCAAAGCTCCTTAATCGCGGCCCATCGTTGTAACCACAATTGTCTAGATGATGGTCTAGATGTTTTCAAGCCCCAAGAAGACCCACAGTTCTCACATAACAAATGGAAATATCAGCCTGCAATACGCCCACAGTGAAAAGGCCAGCGCTGAATCTGTGTAAACATGTTGACAACACAACAACGATACTGTGCCTTCAGGGTTCCCTTTACTGGGATTAAAGTTGCCCTGATGATTTTGGAGCTTTACAGTTTGCCTGCAGTTGCATTTACGCCTAATTAGCAGGTTTCCCAACTCTCTGCGACTCATGACAGTTCCTTTACCTCCTATTTTGACTGTAAAGTCCTCGGCCACCATGCAGTTCCTGGCTGCCAGATCTCTGTGTACAAACTTGTTGGCGTTGAGGTAAGCCATGCCGTCAGCGATCTGCCCGGCCATCTGAAGCATCTTCTTCAGGGGAGGGAGAGACAGGCTCGACCActgctgctgcacacacacacacacacacacacacacacacacacacacacacacacacacacacacacacacacacacacaaagaaggaGTAAGATCCAAACCAAGAGCAGATTACTGCACTTGGACTTGAAATCCACAGATCTCAAACCTACCAACAAGCCGTTGTGAAAAATTTGGAATTGGTGCAAATTGAGGTCACACAAAAAGATTGTGTCTGCTCCCTTTACTGCATTTTCAGTTGAGTCATCTTTGGAATAAAAGCTGCTTGTGGTATTACATTTTCAAATACTCTTCACTTAAATTTGAGAGTCAAAATCctgtacatatatacatactttAGGTCTATTACGTCTCTAGGTTCAACTCCACCCCTATTTTCTGTAAGGTGTCATGACAACCATCCACTACCTCTTTCGGTCGCAGCGAACGCAAGTAACTCTTCAGGTCTCCCTTTGTCATCAGCTCCATGATTACCAGAGTAGGTTGGCCCTGAGAGACCACTCCTAGGAGACGAACCTGCAACGAACAAGATGAAGAACCGACTTACACATGTCCCCAGGAAACTGAGCTGACCTGATGGCTCTTTGTCACTGTGCTGACTATAGCATTAAACTGAATAATCTGTTCAATGATGTACAAAGCAAAACTTCTCCTGACTGCCGTGTATGATCTTTAGATATATTTTGATACATACCACGTGGTGACAATTAAACTCCTTCATGACAGAGGCTTCATTTAGAAACTCGATCCTCTCCCTCATGCTGGCTGACTCGTTGACGGTCTTGATGGCAACACGTGTCTCTGGTTCATCTTTGACCACGCCCTTCGCTACGCCCTCGTACACCATGCCAAACGACCCTTGGCCAAGCTCTCGACTCAGGGAAATCTTCTCCCGAGCCACCTCCCACTCATCTGGTACATACACTTTAACACAGAGCGACATTTTCTGTAATGCACATCTTTGCAACGGCATTTGCAATTTCCACTACTatacatttcacacacacatcactcaCTTTCCGCAGCACTGAAATACTCTGGGTTGACCGAGGCATACAGGACTCCGTTTCCAAGCCGGTCGCTGTtcctgttaaaaacaaaaaggaatttGCATTCTGCATTTTGTCGTTTGCAATCAACACATTTGTATGTAATAAAATGATTGCTGGCACGCACCTTTTCTTGTTAAGAACAACCAGCACTGTGACCAAAAAGCAGATTAAGAAGATGATGGTGATGGGAACAAAGATCATAGCGTAGAGGACATTTTCGTATCCTGTCGAGGTAAACAACTTAATTATTCTGACTGCATTTATGTGCTCTTATAAAACAATGCTGCACAAACAACTTTAATGGTGCATGACAGTGTGTGCGTCTTACTTTCAGCCACATAGAGATCCAGAGTGTGTGTCCAAGAGCCGTTGCCAGCCAGTGACGTGGCTCTCACTCTGACCGAGTAGTTTCCTGGACTCAGGTTGGACAGCCGAACGCCCCGCTGGGTCTGATACATTTGTCGAGATACACACTCGTGCTTCTCGGGCTGAGtcgcacacaaaaacaaaaaaaaaaaacaatcatggAGCAAGATTTGCAAAATCCAAGTTGAACAACTGAAGGTCTCCTGTTTTTAATTTGTAGTTTTCTAGTTTACAGAGCCAGACACATTCTGCCTCAATACTAATAAATAATCGTCACATATCTGGTTGCTGGAGCAGAAGAGAGGCCAACATGCACTTACGAAACCAATCTGCAAGAAAttgctgtttctttgttttttgtgacgTAACTTACTACTCTGTCCTGCACTTGAAATGAACTCTTTAACTCTTGCGAAACAATTcgaaataactaaaaaaaaaaaaaatggatacaTATGCTGATGCTGTCCTACCTCAGCGGCCAGTTTAAACTTGATCTCATACATGAGGATGAGTCCGTTAGGGTGAGGTGGCTGTGGCCAGCGCAGAAACACCCAGTCCTCGTGGCCCTCCCAGGTCACAGGACCTGGGATGTCATCAGCTTTTTCTGGAGagcaaaagagaagaaaaggctACAGTTAAACCAGACCATTTTCTACAGCTTTCAGCAGCTTGGAGACCCCATCACCCCATCACCCTTCAAACAGAATCAGAAACAATCAATTATTTCTTTTCTAACCTGCTGGCTTGGTTCTGGAGAAGACAAACTCAGCCGCGCTGCAGCGCTGCACCTGCCGGTTGCACGCGTGGATGTCGATGCGGTAAACCGTGAAGGGCTGCAGCCCGGAGATCTGCAGCTCACGCTCCGTCACCGACTGCTCCACAAAGTCAAACTCTCGATCGGCTGGCTCCGGGTTGCCGGCGCTGCCGTTACCGGCAGCTTGGAGAGGAGGGACAGTGCTGCCGTTGGTGTGCAGGCGGTGGGTGTGAGTGGAGTTGGCAACACCAAAAACATCTCTGCGCCGCCGATCCGGTGGCCTACAAGTGAAAATGATAGAGATAATGCAGGGGGGGACGGTTGAAATTTCACAAAGTATGAAACTTTGTAACATTTAGAACAAGATATCACCTCCAGAAATCTTTCATTTCTTAATGTTAAAGCACAAGGGGGTCTTTTGATCATAGTTTGCCTCTTTGCTCGACTATCAGCTCCTCTGGCTCTTATCTTAGTGTTGATCAGAGTAACTggaaatctttttttgagtCTCTGACTGATCAGCTTTAATTTCATTGCCATTTGGCTCTGGTTTCAACAACTGGTATTGATCTTGGTGGATGTATTCAACACCCTCAGAATTACTGCTTCATGAATTTGTAAAAAATGTACATCTATTTCTTCCAAAATATACGGTATATGCCAATATACAAAGTTACAAAGTTGTTCTTTAACCATGTGCATTTCATTTCATGTACTGGGTATTGTTTAATCCAGAACAAACCGTTAACACATTGCAAAGGCCTTCATGTGTTTTACTCTTATTTGTACCTCTTTTCAATGCAAATGAGAAATATTCTCCTTCCAAAACCATTGTAAAAAAGCCAAAAAGTTTATAGGTTCAGGCAGCGTGCATGTGGGTTAACACAAGGCTGAGGAAAGCTGAAGGAGACAATGCAGGATCTGTAACATGCAACACCTGATGGTAATCTTTAGAGGTAAGTACATTCATTCCTTTCTCCTGTTTTTGCAAAACTCCCTGAGAACTAATTTACAGCAACTGGATCTGAGATGTGTGCGTTTGTGAAGAGACCAAGAGAGATAATGTGATGCAGATGTCTGAAGTTCAAGGCAGAAAGCTGGTTCCAATCTGACAGCTGCCCAAACGTGATTAAAGGGAAAAGGAGGAAGGATACAATAATCACGGACTCTAtcattacataaaaaaaaaaaaaaacacaacctgtGCATTAATGGCACAGAAAATActtacagaaaaatatttcaaaGTGGGCTTTACGAGTAGAGATTACCTTTGTGTGAAAATGGAGTTGTGCAGGAAGTTTTCAAAGACTTTTCTGTAGGAGGCATCGGCAGCTTCAGCCTCCAGGTCCTCCACCGATTTGGGGCATGGGCAACAGGGGCCTTtatctgtcctgtcaggatctGGTTTAGTGGGCTTTGTGTCCACTTCTTGGTCTCCAAGCCCAGTGGCCGCAATCCTTATGGGCATCTTTAGCTCTGgtggaggaagagaaagataTGTCTCCTGATAGGTGTTGCACATGTTGGACAGCGAGAAACAATGATGGGTGTGGAAAGCTTGGGATTGAGTGTGCCCATACCTTTGGAGCAGTAGTTGTGCTGATACAGTTCTCGGTCTTCAGCTTGTTGCTGCCATCGTACCAGGTAGTAAGTCTGGTTCCCATTGGGTGAGATAGGGGGTGACCAGCGGACCACCAGCTGAGTGGACAAGTTTGAAAACGCACGCACATCCTGAGGCATGGAGGGCGCTGAAAAACAGAGACAAGGAGTCAAGGAATGGTTGGGAAACTGCTCTCCTTCAGGCTGGGATGCACCGTCTGCCAGTGCAGCCGTTTCTCTGACCTCACGGCACCGCTATGTCTTTGCACTGCAGCTGGATTTATTTAGTGCACTCCTCCATTTCATCTAATTGTTGTTAGATAATATATATTATAGTGTTTGTAAATCAGTCTTCCTCAATGTTCTTATGTTGCAGCTGTGTTTATTTTGAAACAAAAATCCAGAAATGCTGTCACACTGTCATAAAGATATCATCCCAAAAGAGGAGGATATTTACCCGCTAGCAAGAGTGTCCTAGTGAGACAACGTATTAAAATCAAACAAGTGAATTTGGGTATCCCTGGATTTCAGATTTAACTATATCATTTTGCACCGACACAGCTTTTGACCAAGTATAGCATCAGCCTTAAGGTGTGCTGTGCCATTTTGAAATCATACAGGAATGATCGTCAGTACTGCCAAAAACATTTGCCTCGTATAGCATTAAAATTAAGAGGCGGTGCTTTATTAAAGGGCATAATGTTGTATTCACTATTAGCCACCAGGGGTCAGTAAAAACTGAGGCTCCTGGACTCAGCCTAgattaaagcgatacaatgtaacttctcaaaaagcccattatagagctccccctacaggcttggaggtaatgtacggttacactgtcgtaaatacaacaccctttcgctttcacgtttcacgtttgttgacgaaccagcgaggagtcagaaggtgcaagctatgtcgaccgagaaggtaagagtaatcaaatgtgcctgggagcgtgagaggggtctatttgtttttgcggtaggtgtgccagaaagcaagtcgaagtacttccgctcggctcccgggccgctccagcaaagttacatagcgcagtttttccaactcagaccccggaagggcataggagacaggccaaccgtaatattaaaactcattctagctgcacaatttttttcaagctgtaattttaaggtagaaatgttacatagtattgctttaaagggatGCCGTTTGCGAGTGGTGgtgtgggtgggggggtggtTGGAAACATTTATAAAACTTTCTAAAAGCGTTTTTGTCTCATCTgattagttctgctggacccaTTTGCTTTAAGTCAAAGAATGATCCATTCCTTGCGCGAGGAAATTTTTAGCCTTTTGCCAAAAATGCCATAGCTCATTTATTTCAAAAgttaataaaaactaaatggccattttctcttttttttccaaaatcttAATAAACGCTCATAAATGTTTGTGAATGACCAAATACTAGAAAGTTACGCTTAACGcgacattttcaaaaatacaaaaaaaaaaaacaagataaaactgACAGACACTGATTATGCCTATTTAGTGGAGAGTTTATTGTCAATTTATGTCAATCGTTTTAGTGCAACCTTCTGGTCATTTCAACAATAGAGAACACCACGGTTAAATTACTGACAGCAACATTTGGCCAATGATATGCTCACACTTACCTGAGGGGCTGGTGCGGATGTAGACCACTTTGCTCTTGGCACCGGGCATATGTTTGTCCTCCACCATGAGTGTGATAGCTTTGACAAAGATAGCGTACTGAGTCCACGGCTTCAGGGCAGAAAGCAGAACTCCAGGATCCGATTCCTTGTCCGGCCTCAGCTCCACATCCACCATATTCCAGCTGTTGGAGCCACAACCATCCTGCCCCTCGAACTCTGTGATGTTCTGGAATGGCCTGGAAGGAAGAGCGAGTATGTCAGAGGAGTTTAAGTTGCCATCTTATCTCAGTGTTACTCGGGCGAGGGAAAGGCAGCAGCAAGCCATTAAGGTGAGAGAAACTTACGCCTCCTTGTAGTAGACAATAAAGCTGATGAGGTCTCTGTAGTCAGGGGGTCGGTAGCGCTGCCAGGTCAGCTTGATCcttgtgctgctggtgctgttgGTCTTAAACTGCAGGATACTACTTTCACCTAAGGGGCAGCAAGGAGACACATGAAAGAGTGCATCCAAAGTAGTTCAATATGTGTGCTATAATGGGCAACAATTAGTCTTGTTGAAAGTGTGATGCAGTAAATACTGACATATGGTGCAGAGGAGCAGTAGGCTCAGAGGAGGTGTTTGCAAACTGCTccaaaattaaagcaacttctGCACATGTGCTGGACATAGCAATTTAAATGTTTGAGGTTTTTGGACCGAAGCTTGTTTTGACCCTTACAGCTGGCTCTGTCGCCATTGTTCCGGAAGTCTGTCTCATCAAAGCGGCCCTTGATGCCCGTCTTGTCCCACATCTTGCGGATCTCAGACATGCAGAGCTTCGGGTTGGCGCGAAAGAACAGCTTTCCATTTCTTATGGTGAGGTTGTGCTGCTTCCAGTCCCAAAGATACTGGAGCTGCTGGTTGTCAAATGCTGAGAAGGCATACATGCTGGCAGGGGACAAAATGATAAGATGAATGAACAACAATGTAGTGCTTCACTCTACATcaatttgtgtgttttgtttctgtCAGTGGATTGTGTGTGTATAGTGATTCAAGCCAGGCTGAAAGCCAAACGTCTCAAAAAAGAATAACGCATTATTTTCATTGTACAATAGAAACTAACTTTCTATAATTTACCAAAAATGTCACATGTCTTATTCTTCCAGTGGATCTTTATTTCCAGCTAGCAGGTAAATTTTGCAGTTTGACAGCAGAGGGACTCCTTGACAGCAGAATAAGAATCACCCGGCAAATCCGATTAACATGGGGCTGTTTTTTTGGACTGGAGGggagttgtttttttatgcGAGTCACTGGGTAACACCCAGACATCAAGGAATGACTGTAATGTGGGCTTTGGGACAGTTAGACTCCCGTGAACTcaaagacaaacagatgaagaagGGAGTGAAGGCCTTTCCATGACCCTGAGAACCTTTCCTGAGACTGTTGGAGGTTGTGCTACATTCAAGGTCTGTGTTGGCTCCATATGCCAGTAGTTTTCCTAAGTTAGAAAT
This Odontesthes bonariensis isolate fOdoBon6 chromosome 1, fOdoBon6.hap1, whole genome shotgun sequence DNA region includes the following protein-coding sequences:
- the igf1rb gene encoding insulin-like growth factor 1b receptor; translated protein: MRCRMERSRLTLFWGLMLGLSFCLRPATAEICGPSIDIGNDISEFRRLENCTVVEGYLQILLIGDKNNNINQEVFRSLSFPKLTMITDYLLLFRVSGLDSLSTLFPNLAVIRGRNLFYNYALVIFEMTSLKDIGLYNLRNITRGAIRIEKNPELCYLDSIDWSLIMDAEFNNYVAGNKQSKECSDVCPGIMENNPLCRKTVFNNNYNYRCWNSNHCQKECPEKCGRRACAADGECCHSQCLGSCTVPGSDTSCAACMHYYHQGRCVANCPPGTYRFEGWRCISAKLCSKVQLTDFDTFVIHGGECMPECPSGYTRSVPNSMHCTACDGLCDKVCEGKVIDSMDAAQSLKGCTVIKGNLHINIRRGQNMVAELESFTGLIQRVTGNVRITHSHTLSSLAFLRSLRYIDGEKLLEDMYAFSAFDNQQLQYLWDWKQHNLTIRNGKLFFRANPKLCMSEIRKMWDKTGIKGRFDETDFRNNGDRASCESSILQFKTNSTSSTRIKLTWQRYRPPDYRDLISFIVYYKEAPFQNITEFEGQDGCGSNSWNMVDVELRPDKESDPGVLLSALKPWTQYAIFVKAITLMVEDKHMPGAKSKVVYIRTSPSAPSMPQDVRAFSNLSTQLVVRWSPPISPNGNQTYYLVRWQQQAEDRELYQHNYCSKELKMPIRIAATGLGDQEVDTKPTKPDPDRTDKGPCCPCPKSVEDLEAEAADASYRKVFENFLHNSIFTQRPPDRRRRDVFGVANSTHTHRLHTNGSTVPPLQAAGNGSAGNPEPADREFDFVEQSVTERELQISGLQPFTVYRIDIHACNRQVQRCSAAEFVFSRTKPAEKADDIPGPVTWEGHEDWVFLRWPQPPHPNGLILMYEIKFKLAAEPEKHECVSRQMYQTQRGVRLSNLSPGNYSVRVRATSLAGNGSWTHTLDLYVAERYENVLYAMIFVPITIIFLICFLVTVLVVLNKKRNSDRLGNGVLYASVNPEYFSAAEMYVPDEWEVAREKISLSRELGQGSFGMVYEGVAKGVVKDEPETRVAIKTVNESASMRERIEFLNEASVMKEFNCHHVVRLLGVVSQGQPTLVIMELMTKGDLKSYLRSLRPKEQQWSSLSLPPLKKMLQMAGQIADGMAYLNANKFVHRDLAARNCMVAEDFTVKIGDFGMTRDIYETDYYRKGGKGLLPVRWMSPESLKDGVFTTNSDVWSFGVVLWEIATLSEQPYQGLSNEQVLRFVMEGGLLEKPQNCPDMLFELMRMCWQYNPKMRPSFVEIIGSLKEELEPSFREASFYYSADNKPAETPQLHLDKLDHTEDVALDAPSTTHQTPQQTPPSPSPEAPPTPSLAPSSPSSPCTSSAVMDKQPSSQQAANGLSETGLPAGSGLGAGSGVTMRPSLDELPPYAHMNGGRKNERAMPLPQSSAC